Proteins encoded within one genomic window of Deinococcus grandis:
- the lexA gene encoding transcriptional repressor LexA, with protein sequence MPPRLTPLRLNLLRLAAQLTRAGGPPSAAELARAAGLTEATMSFHLRALAELGMVERRGARGRLHLSDQARAAIQDGIPIYGQVAAGAPILAEQAPDHVTPSLDQLLGVREGDFLLQVRGDSMTGIGVMDGDYVLVRPAPQVLDGEVAVVLIPGENAATLKRVYVFGDEVVLVSENPDHPRRTYPAADVRVQGRMVARLGLAGPRPLTRRA encoded by the coding sequence ATGCCCCCCCGCCTGACCCCACTGCGCCTGAACCTCCTGCGCCTCGCCGCGCAGCTCACCCGTGCCGGGGGGCCGCCCAGCGCCGCCGAACTCGCCCGCGCCGCCGGACTCACCGAGGCGACCATGTCCTTTCACCTGCGGGCACTGGCCGAACTCGGGATGGTCGAACGCCGCGGCGCGCGGGGCCGCCTGCACCTGAGCGATCAGGCCCGCGCGGCCATTCAGGACGGCATTCCCATCTACGGTCAGGTGGCGGCCGGCGCGCCGATCCTGGCCGAGCAGGCGCCGGATCACGTCACGCCCAGCCTCGACCAGCTGCTCGGCGTGCGCGAGGGTGACTTCCTGCTGCAGGTGCGCGGCGACTCCATGACCGGCATCGGCGTGATGGACGGCGATTACGTGCTCGTGCGGCCCGCGCCGCAGGTACTCGACGGCGAGGTGGCGGTCGTGCTGATCCCCGGCGAGAACGCCGCGACCCTCAAGCGGGTGTACGTGTTCGGGGACGAGGTCGTGCTCGTCAGCGAGAACCCGGACCATCCCCGCCGGACGTACCCGGCGGCGGACGTGCGGGTGCAGGGGCGGATGGTGGCCCGGCTGGGGCTCGCCGGGCCGCGCCCCCTGACCCGGAGGGCCTGA
- a CDS encoding Y-family DNA polymerase yields the protein MAGARTVACVLLSPWPLAHVQRQHPGVPVAVLGEDRRVRQACADARAAGVRPGMREAAALSRCPELHAAVVPAPEAQAVWAELLEQLYARFSDRVEGREAGRAFLTLGAAGARDLAAALHAPAGLAASREVALLAALRAPPGELRTVPAGDAAEQAVLRTTPLAQLDALGVPPAALERLHFLGVRHLGDLMAWSAAQREAFLGVDVGRRLNRFLAGERSALVDRYRPGQVLAADLTFGAPLMDATQVDAALRDLTGDLMTALRGRVAATLTVQADTLGGRLEATRQLKWPLDAAGMARVAGLALHGTGALALGLDRLGVQLGGLAHPARMVGLWAGAAELEVTKALLARFPDGLVRVEWLDPWAYATDAQYAWVDWLTGEVRARDLTPRPNWRPRPAARREQAVQRVLAFFEGA from the coding sequence GTGGCCGGGGCGCGGACGGTCGCCTGCGTCCTGCTGAGCCCCTGGCCGCTGGCGCACGTGCAGCGGCAGCACCCCGGCGTGCCGGTCGCGGTACTGGGCGAGGACCGGCGGGTCCGGCAGGCCTGCGCGGACGCCCGGGCAGCCGGTGTGCGGCCCGGGATGCGGGAGGCGGCCGCCCTGTCCCGCTGCCCGGAGCTGCACGCCGCGGTCGTGCCCGCCCCCGAGGCGCAGGCGGTCTGGGCTGAACTGCTCGAGCAGCTGTACGCCCGCTTCAGTGACCGCGTGGAGGGCCGTGAGGCGGGCCGCGCGTTCCTGACCCTCGGCGCGGCGGGCGCCCGTGACCTCGCCGCGGCGCTCCACGCCCCGGCAGGACTGGCCGCCAGCCGGGAAGTGGCGCTGCTGGCCGCGCTGCGCGCCCCGCCCGGCGAGCTGCGGACCGTGCCCGCAGGGGACGCGGCCGAGCAGGCGGTCCTGCGGACGACGCCACTGGCCCAGCTGGACGCCCTGGGCGTGCCGCCCGCCGCGCTGGAGCGGCTGCACTTCCTGGGCGTGCGGCACCTCGGGGACCTGATGGCCTGGAGTGCCGCGCAGCGCGAGGCGTTCCTGGGTGTGGACGTCGGGCGGCGCCTGAACCGCTTCCTGGCAGGGGAGAGGTCGGCCCTGGTGGACCGGTACCGGCCGGGGCAGGTCCTGGCGGCTGATCTGACCTTCGGCGCGCCCCTGATGGACGCCACGCAGGTGGACGCGGCCCTGCGGGACCTCACGGGCGACCTGATGACCGCGTTGCGGGGACGGGTGGCCGCCACCCTGACCGTGCAGGCCGACACGCTGGGCGGTCGCCTGGAAGCCACCCGGCAGCTGAAATGGCCGCTGGACGCGGCGGGAATGGCGCGCGTGGCAGGCCTGGCCCTGCACGGCACGGGCGCGCTCGCGCTGGGCCTCGACCGGCTGGGCGTGCAGCTGGGCGGCCTCGCGCACCCGGCGCGGATGGTGGGCCTGTGGGCGGGCGCCGCGGAACTGGAGGTCACGAAGGCGCTCCTGGCGCGCTTCCCGGACGGGCTGGTGCGGGTCGAGTGGCTGGACCCCTGGGCGTACGCCACGGACGCGCAGTACGCCTGGGTGGACTGGCTGACCGGAGAGGTGCGGGCCCGCGACCTGACACCCCGCCCGAACTGGAGGCCCCGGCCCGCCGCGCGGCGTGAGCAGGCGGTGCAGCGGGTCCTGGCCTTCTTCGAGGGCGCGTGA